The nucleotide window CCTCCAATTGCGCACATTAAGTGCAtgtcgaccaagagttccggggtcttttagcccccagaactactttccccggaactaaaaggttactctgcccccattgttgtctgcgtttggactgCGGGCTGatgtcccaggtagattgtgcaaattagGCCAGTGACTTATGGGgaaataattatattaaataatattttgaaatcttaatacaaaactaaactagtatgcattcccaggaactccctcaactccacaaacaccgtaatgttcaaccgaaagtcccagggcctttgaaaagtactaccccccccaagcaggggatTTTCAGTGGGGAGATtctctacccctgaactaaatttagaccctggttcctccggtcgaaacacacatagttcagggttaaagtccctagttcctgggtaatgttcctgcagtcgaaaaacgcctataaGGATTCTATTTATGAGGTTAGTGtttaacagtggtggacaaagtacatgtTTTCAATTACTGAAGtgaaagtatagatcctcctggtcaaatattactccaatacaagtgaaagttgttcagtcagattattacttcagttaaagtactgaagtacttgcttttaaaaatactaaagtattcaaagtacttttaaaaatatctctaaacgtataTATATTCACAAAGCAAGAGTGAAGTCAAGAACGCATgtgtgtacattctgctacgtAATGTTTATCAAGAACACATTATTTCATATgtaaaaagtataccatgaaatataaactaagttactacgagcacagacaagttttaaatgttcatctggaataaaacaagcGTTTTAGCTAAAGACCTCCACATGGTTTCTAAGGTCGGATTTCGATTTTTTGttggctgtgatgaagtttgtgtccagtgaacagatcagagattcaTGGTCTGAATATCGTTTGCTCTGAATTTGCTCTCCGATCAACTGAGGTACGGCGACACCAttaagacaaaccaaacacaaacagtttacggtcttacGGGATCTGATATTAGAAAAGAAAATCcatgaactgacttcaaagcaaaagtagtgagtaactagagccttgatagaaatgtagtggagtcaaaagtatttgtctttcaaatgcaGTAGAGTAAAagtaccccccaaaaaataatactcaagtaaagtacagatactcaaaaaacgTACTTCAGTACTGTAcccaagtaaatttactttgttattgtccaccactggtgttTAATGATATTTTTGACTTGGTTATCACAGCTTTAACCCTTTTGACTCCATCTGGAAATATGTCCCTgtcaggtgaaaaaaaaagtggaggagctgaaaaaaaatgttgaacctGTTTGAATGAACCATTCAAAGGTCTTTAAACCTGAATCATAGGAGCTGGAATTCTCCctttaggaggatgaagaggacagTTAAATATCTGAAATGCACCAGGCAATAAATCACCAATGATCATACAGTATCCACTGTGTGTTTCTTAACCTGTTGGTGTCATATTTTGAGTACTATGGTAAGTTATCATAGCAATGTTGACAACAGACTCCCCTGTGCTGTAGAAAAGCATAGTTTGATAGACACAATAAACTCTTTATCTATCATACTACTTCTCTGTGTAATCTACTGACAGATTGTTCTAATGACACATTTCAAAACTATTCAGGAGACATAGAAAGTGCAGCACTACtactttaatttattcattaatcACAAGGGTTAGAGCTCGTGGTCTTCTGGGTGGTAAAGTTCGCTCATCAGTCGGTAGATGTATGACGGTGCGTGTCCTCCAATGTTAGAGATGAACAGTGTGATGAGCTCAGGTGGGACGTagtcaaacacaggacagtgaGCGTTCACCTTTGAGAGAATTTCAcctaaaacacaaaataaaatctgtgaaTTTATAGGcttaaaagtgtattttttaaagatcaaggtttgttttaaatgtaggaGTTACCTTCAGTGAAAGGAAGCACCTCATGTGGGGACACAAACTTATGAAAGGTATCTTCTTCATTTGGGAACTGAGGACAAGAAACACTGTTCTGATGGTCTGTATCATCAGGAATTACAGGATTGTGGCAGATTGCAAGGTCCTCTTACCTGAGGGGAGAGCTTGAACATGGGAGCACAAACAATCAGAGGGGTTGAGTGATGTTTGGCTGCAAGCGCCAGAGTGTGAGTCCCGTTGACTGCCCTCAGGCCTCCGTTAGCAAGAACTGTCTGCGTACCGATGATGACCTGAAAAGAGATCACTGCACAGTCAACACAGCTGCTCTGGCATGATGGATCCCAAATTAATTTGCAGTGTTTATTACCTTATTAACACGAGACATGACTGCAAATATGGCAGCGTCTGCAATCACAGTTGTTTCAATTCCAAGTTTTGAGAGGCTGGTTGCCATCTCATGTCCCTGGAAGaggaaatacaatacaattagaCAATATAATCTATCTCAGTGAAACCAATATTCtttattggtttttatttttccaattcTTGTATCTTGATGTGTTTGAGGTACCTGGCAAAAAGGTGCACACTCTGCCACGATAACGTGGAACTTGCGTTTTCGTGCAGCGTCTTTAAGGAAGGCCTCCACCGTGCGGGAGCGGCCGATGGTCATGATGACTTCATTGGAGTGAATGTGCTCCAGGGCCTGCATTGCAATGTTGTCTGTTGTTCCCTCTGAATATTTCAGTGttgacaggaagaagaaaaacaattgAGCctcacagaataaacacaggccTCAACATATGTTACAGTCCAGCTAAGACGTACCCAGCTCAGTCAGCAGTTCATTGATAGCCTCGATAACGTTTGCTTTGAGGGCAGCAAAATGCTGCCTGAAGTTCTCCTCACTGAGTCCTCCAGAGGTCAGCAGCTTGTGGAGAGACTCCTGCTGGTCTGTCTCTTCACTGCTACCCCGAGatctgcagaaaacaacagcacaaaCTAGAGCTATTGCaggtttttaaagaaacaatgcATTCATTTTCTTAGACAATGTGTACTTTGGAATGCGCTAAACCTAGAGGGGTTTTTATCCTGCATATGTTGTCAATCACTATGACTGTATAATAGATacttaacccttaaagacctagaccatctttggggtgccagactctcctgaatttactttgaaaatgctgaaagagaaaaatgtggtatcaatggagagtgtccgctgtaactgagtttttaaagcttgttgattggATGaacggttcaaaagttatcaaacatttaagaacaagaagCTGGCGgcggctgtctaggtctttgagggttaaaatGGACATGAAAGGGAAACACAAGGggatgaaaacaacaacaaaaaatcataagaaaacagttgttgtatGTAAGGTGCCTGTGGCTCAGGGGATTGATTTGGTATCCATTTATTACAGATTTGACTGCTGTTCCTCTACAACAAAGCCAACAAATATTTGGTTCTATTATTTTATAGCATGTGATGTATATGAAGCCATAATGTAACACCCAATTGAGTCAATTCAAAATATCTTTCATGTCAGTATATAAAAAACAGGTGGTTTTTGGTCCTGACTGGTGTGACACAATCATCACATCACTGGCGCCatgtatcaatattttaatCTAATAATATTAAGAATTCGTAAACAGATTTCCTCTCTTATTTGACTCCTTGAGTTGGTTCCAAGGACAATATTCCTGCACTTCACCTTTTAGAGGCCTTTTGTATTTtcaattacagagaagacatgatGGATCATTATGTAATTGTTTTGCAATGTATCAGTTATAGAGTTCCTGTATCCTAAGACCTTCTGACCTGGCATATTCCTCTCGGATGATCTTCAGCACCCGTCTGATCATGTTTCCAACAGTGGTCTCTGGCGGCTGGGCTGCAGTCATTCTCCTGCCCTCTTTCCGGATTATTTCCATCAGAtcacctgaaacagaaaacatttaGGTAGGAATAAGATTTAGAAATGCTGAATGACCATAGAATTGTATTATTAGTTGCACACAacttttgtattgtttatttacTGATACTTAAATGTACTgatattttcctgttttttgttgtctACTCTTTGTCTCCCTTCACACCCACACTTGTCACATGGTCCACTTTTGACAATATGGGAGAGGGACCTTGACAAAATAACAACCATAAAGTATAAATGtgtatatttgtatgtatatgtattattatatgattattattactgttgtttaattgatttatttgacttatatacagtttattttattttttattttaactctctttgtgtgtttgtttttatttagggGGAAAGTTGACTGTTCAGTGTTATGTCTCTATCTGTGCATTTGTACATGAAATGTTAGTTTTATTGTAATTGTGAAAAagccaataaacaaagtttattttttaaattaatgctATAtggaaatgtgaacattttaaacaaattcACAAACATCTTTGAACTCCAACACTTGTATATATAATGTATCCTTAGCTCTTTACACTGCTGTGATGAATAactctttattttcttatatttttaaaGGGACTTATTTCATGTAAAAATCTAATAGTAAATTCACAAAACGGGTTACCCTAAAAATACACCATCCCTATCTTTCTTATCAACATGGGCCAGAGAGTATGGTTACCAATTCCCACATGTTTGTTGTTGACGCAGATACAAGTTTTGGAAACACTGTTACACTAGAATAACTGCTTCATGACTAAGCCTTACCTGTTATATAGTTACTGTTCTGTCTGAGATGAGctgtaaagtaaagaaaaacagtAGCATGACGCACCTGCACTGCTCCACCGAGCCTGAGCTGTGATTCTGCGGAGCAAGGCGGTCGTTTCTCGGGCTGTCTCCGCCGAGCCCCGCAGCGGCCCTGTCCCGCTCCCTCCACGCTTCAGGTCGGACAAGAAAGCTTCAATCCTTTCCGTCAGGTCTGTTTCTTTGTCTGGGCCTGGCATGTTTGTTGTAAGAACTACTTACTGTCTAAGGAAAGAGTAAATGCAATGTTTCGAGTTTACCTGTCATGCAATATTTAGACAGGAAATGGTCCAGGAGTACTTCCggggtttcttcttcttctttctgtttaaTGGCGGTTGAAGACAAGTGCTATCTGCTCTATGCTGCCGCTCTGCCGGTGTTCTGTCGAGTTGAGCTACTTTCGAAGAATGCGCAAACCTGTAAAAAAGGTTATTTATTGTTGTGCAAACATTTACTAAAGtgtattgcattcacatgagaaaaaaaatgctctgtttttctgaattaacaagttaattatctcagaattatgagaaaagtaaaataaaaagcagctgccacacaaggaagtaaacatgttgttcagtttaatccagttttattttgctctggGTCTGAAGACATTGGGAGATACTAGTGTCTCCCAATTCTTGTATTCCTTCTGCCATCAGACTTCTGAATGCTAATAGCTGAATTTAACAGTTTGTTATAGATTGTCCTTGTGAAATTGTGAagttgtgtatttatatttataaggtgtttttttgtttttttagtatttagttctgtgtttttaaaaaaaaagttactttaGTCTATCTTaactttattttactctttatgacaagccccatcttgcactgctgttgtcactgacatgttgactgcaaaccaaattgccctctgggattaataaagtagttctgaatctgaatcttaaTCTGAATATATAAGTAACATAGATGGTATTGTGATTAGCTTGTCAACTTTGCGGAGGCACCTGaggactctgcagctgtttagaCGTAAGGCCCGTTCTGAGAGAAAAcggtgcagatttttttttccagaaaaacagaacacttttcTCATAATTCCCAGATCATTTactcattaattcagaaaaacaagcagaattttttttctcatgtgaacgcAATTCGCTTCAGTAATACATTGGTTAATGCACTGTGTGAATAAAGTAAGCATTTTACTCCATAGTAAAACCTTTAAGATTTCCAGGGAATTATATCTTAATAGGCCAATATTCGTTAATGTAAAATatcagtttatatcacttcatGGTCCGATAATATTTTACACAATCTTTCTTTGAAATGTCAGGAGCGTCTCGATAGACTACTATCTTCTGTCAAATTATCTCCCAGAGGTGAGGGCCAGGGCCCTTGAAATAGacatttctattctattcttccTTCATTTTGACATCTACTCTACGGCTCTGGTGAGGCTGGTTGAAAGCAGGTTAGAGTAAAGCCGTAGAATAGAtattaatacaatacaatacaatataatacaatacaacatgtcTATATTCTAGGACTGAGAGTCTCTTCTGCCAGAGGAATGTCACGGCGCATGCGTAAAGCCGCTTCGTTGCAGATATGAATAGGAAGCACCATTCGATTGAACACCAGCTACACAAACGTTAAATAAATACTTCtgcatggatgaggagagggactgtataatataaaaacaaatgagatcATCTTTATTAAGAAAGTTTATTTGAAACTCAGACAAAAGGTGCTATATTTTCCATCTAAACTGCTTaacagtttctttttaaaaattgattAACTCAAACTCAATTTTCTTCAGTTCCCTTTTtagctttcttcttttttttgtagaaaTCACAAGGACagataactttcttttttatgtgagCCATAATTGTATATTCCTGAGGGTTTTCCCTTTCAAATTAATCGTATTATTTATCCCTCTGTTCTGTTGCAGTCGAACACAAACCTTAGATGTTGGTCCATCCACTGCAGTACTATTCAAGTTGCTACCATCTTAGCAGTTTATCTCAGCGCTTCCTTTTACTTATTTGTAACTGGCACGGCAGAAGTTTATGATTAGTGAATTAAGTTTGTGGATCACTTCTGACCACAAAAATTAAGTTATTCACTCATATTTAATCAGAGGTTAGATCTGCTGAAAGTTGATCAACTTGAAATCTGTACTTAAAATGTAGAACGTAAATTATAGTTAGAAAATTGTTGTTATAACCAACAGAGCAACAAATGTTTAAAGTGATTTGAATATACATAGAAAGATGGGAAAGTCTTCAGTATTTGCTAGGTGTGACATCACAGCTTACTTTGTGGGTAGGCAATAAGTCAACATCCACCTTCCAGACCCTTTCATCAGACACAAATGAGGTCAAAACATTGAAGACAGCATCATTACTAATGTAAATCCATCcaatattttattgaataaaagcccaacacaaatttacaaaattcATCAGTCAACATAAAAATTATTGATTACGCACAATGTGCATGTCCATTGTTAAAAATGTATCCATGACAGATGCCTCAATTAATCCctgtcaaaaacaaacacacactctctgcttACCCAAACCTCATATGGatttctgaagaaaaaaaaaaaagctggatGGATCTGCAAGTACTGTAAATATGATGTGATATTTAGaaaattacaaacaaataaCTAAATTTACCAGTGTGTAAAGATAAAGGGCTGAATGACTCAAAGGAAGTTTCAGAACATGTTTTAGGATCGTGTTTGCCGTAAAAACCGCCATCCATCGCATTCGAAGAAGAGCAACTTGCGCGAGTATAAAGACAAAGGTTTTGGTTTCTGGCTAATTTGCTGAATGATTAATGATAAATTAATGTTCAGGTGTTTCATAAACAAAAAAGTAGAACGTGCAAGAGCTCATAGAagtgacctttttttttataactaggAGAATATTACTCTGAAAGCTCACAATCCCCGCCACAAAAATAAACCAATTAAAGCAACTAAGTAGCATTTACAATATGAAAACAAACTAAAGACACAGTTAAATTTAGCTACCAAACAtgtatgcaaattaagtgacaAAACACAGAAGTTCAGTGGTTGCCAGTTTTCTCATCAAAGTAACAACAAACCACTTTATTCAAATAGCCTTCACTTGATAAAAAGGGCACCAAGGATCTAGTTTGCTTGGCGTGGCAAAGAATGTGTACATTAACAGAAGGGCAAAAGACGTTCGCTCATGGCACATCCAAGCTCAAAATCAAACATCACTGTTCAACTGATTGAAGGAACAAGGTCTTATTCAGTAAGCCGCAACATTCAAAACGGTGCAAGTAGAAATGAAAGGTAGCATGGAGAACGACAAACGTCTCCTGTGCCTCACAGTGCATTTCTCCCTACAGCgcttttcatgtttcaaaccACTTCAATAAGCAGGTGGAtcgttttttattttcagaggaCAACCCCGGTACTCTTTCCCTTACAGCCGTGAAAACTAGAATTTGAGCCCCTCAACCCCACTTGCTGTTGTTTGCTGAAGCTAGTCCAAGGAGGGTGGATGTTGGGATGTGTTGGCTGGCTGACAGGCAGCTTTCCCCGAGGTAAAGGAGCTTCAGGTCGACTTTACTCGATCAGCTTCTTTGCCTTGAAGAAGCGCCGCAAGTAGAAGACCTGCCATGTAGCCAGGCCAATCAGACAGCACATGGAGAATATGCTGAAGTACAGCACGCGTGTGTTGGTGGACTCtggagagggggggagaaagGGTGGTCAGTGACTTATGGTTCATGTATTGAACAGACAAGACAATTTTACTCCTTTTGCCAGAGACTGTGCAAAAGTGATCTTAGAAAGAATTTTTGCTCATGAACGAATCAGCCTCCTGGGGTCAGTTGTGTGGTTCGCACAGACTGACAGAATGCTCTGTTTCTCACCATTGGTAtccctcatctcctcctctctcttcttcatgtaaGCGAAGTCATTCACAATGGACTCAGACAGGTCCTCTAgccgcctcagctccacctccagAGGCTTCAGCTTCTCCACCTTAGCGATCTGGAGGAAACAAACcagagctgtttttaaaaaagtgatccCTGGGAAGCAAAAATATGGCTTCTCTTTAAACAATGTCATCATATCATTTGTCCAGTAggtgtcactcttcagctgtgaACTCTCCTGTGTTTGAACTGTGCTCTCCTGTTCACTGATGAGAAAGCTTCTGTTTGAACTGGTGTGAACTGAACAGCTGCACTACCTGAAGGTGTGTCTTAATCTTTAACAAACACCTGTGCAGTTTGTATGTGGGGAAAAATTACAAGGGATTGATGATACAGAAAGTTTCACATGTAATTTTTTTCCACATTGactgaaaaaaagttgaataataATAGCAACCTAATGTTTTGTTGAAAGACACTACAATTCCACTCTAGTCTATACCTGTGTTATTTACAGTGAGAATCTTGGTACAGTCTCAACTAATAACCCGTGTGCTAATGTGGCAGGTCTGCTGCCAAGCAGAAAAATACAGTCCTTACTCTGTAGTACTAATGGTGCTGTACAAGTTACAGACTTTGCACAAAAGTTTAAATTCAGCTCATGTGACTTATGCATCCAAGTTAAAGTGACTAAAAGATGTAAGTAGAAATAAACAGCAGATAAGTAAATAGTAGGGATAGAACGATTTAATCGGCCCGGCCGATATTtggcattttgacgcatatcggcatctgcctttttaaaaaatacaacggCCGATAAGACAGCAATTTAAACTGGGTTATTTTAGTttaaaattcactaaatcactTGGCAGATATgacactgtctgcagaaaccgtagcccagcttgtgttccatttctccctgcagtttctcattgcaAGGGACAAGCTGAGCAGAATCCtttgtggcccctacaactaCTAGTAATTTAAAACTCATTCAATAATAGACAaaatgtctattgtctaagataaaaaaaacttttaacatgttgcaaatctgaaaagctgtttaataaacatatgcttaaaggcatttaaacaaagttaagtgttggagtttgtattaatCAAagttttgacgccaatattttcccttttactgcaaatgaataatcggctccaaatatcagttatagtcctccttgactactaataatcgataacggccctgaaaaaaaccatatcggtctatctctagtaAATAGTGATGCATTTCCATTGTCATAAGAAtgcattaatctcagaatttaaaGCCATGTTCatatcatttttttcctttgtgtgcgtgtgtgcgtgtgtgtgctgatTAATGTTGAATGAAATTGATTGACCAATTTTCAGAGatttccaaaaacaaagatgttcACCCGACCAGTATTGCAACATATCTTTAATTTGcaaagagttaatttgcaaaaaccgATCActccgtttttatacattttcaaaaaacaaatttcttttttatatagattcctaatagtTACATTTTCcagatacctctgattagtaaagtccttttgacttagtcaaagccacccaacctcagttaaTTGATAATACCAGAAgatagtaatagaaaaaaatgtgttgtttgaaatattttattagtttttcaaaagtgagttaactgttttttccAATGAACTctttatatcaatcaatcatatTTTTCCATGTTGAACTGAACCCTAAACTGCAACAGCTCTGATTGTGCAGCAGCCCCAGACATAGACAGTTTACTTCAAGAAGCCTTGAAAGTAAAATCTGACAGGAGTGCAGATAAATCAAATAAgcacagaacaaaaacagaactgaTTGTACATGATGCACCTGCAATGTAAACATTCTCAAACACAGTGTAAAGGACACCGATTCCTTCCAGCAtgttaaacaaacacatcactGGTGCTCACAGTAACACGCCTATTTACGCAGGTAAATACATGCGTAAATTTAGCCCCACCCCCCTGCCTACAGCCAGGCATGCCCACTCGAGCTCTCCCTGAACATCCGCCTCCACACTCTGCAGAACAGGACGTCATGTTCGTGCAGTGTGTGGGCGGGAGGGTGATTCTCAGCTCACAGAGCTTTATCACTTCTTATTTTGAAGTGTTGCCCGAGGCACCCACGGCACCAAGTGTTATCCTTTCTCAGAAGAATATCTGCGTGGAGTGAGTGATGATGCACAAGGATGTGTCCCCTTTTAAGGAGAACTTTTGTGATATGGAGGCAAGCACTCTCATCCACTGATTCCCTTTGTGTAAATATTGTGACAATTTGAGGTCGTTAATATGATTTGATAAATACAACCTCAAAATGCTTTTTAACAGCACAGAGAACCTGCACGTgcacaaaaagcagaaatatgaaaaatgtcCAGGGTCTGTTGCTGTTTCAACAATTCAACTTAAATATGAATTGAAAGAAGATGTTCCTTTTTAGAAAAACTGACCTCATCAACCGGGTGGtctcttaatttattctaaatCTGATCCCATTTTGATAAATGACCCCCACCTTTCTCATTAGAAGTTTAATTAgatgttttcttgtttattaAACCAGATCATATACAAACCAAATCATTGTAGTGAAACCTCTACTTTTACATGACCCACATTCACTTACCATGTCTTTGTATTGCAGATAGGTATTCTCTATTTGCAGCATCTGCACCATTTACTAGTGTACAAATGGTTCAGACCCCACTTACCTCTTCATAGTTTTTGGCCTCCACACCGTGCTTCATATCCAGATTGACCAGCtggtcaggcactcttccagtcCCTGATCAAGAATGGAAAAGATTTTAGCACCATATGCAATCAGCTGAATAAAATGTTACTGTTCACTAGTAAAGTTCCACGagcggattttttttttacttgccaACTGTCAACTTTTTACTGTTGTGCAATTTCTGAAAATGAAGTATGAATTATGCATTGTTTCCTCTTACTCAGCCTTTCTTTCTTGTCACCCTGTCTTAGTGTGCACATTTATAcaattccattaaaaaaaactatttcatTGCATTACAGCAATAAAATATCACCAGAAGGGTTTAACATCATTGCACATGTTCACCATAAACTCTGATGCACTtcataataaagataaacaatTAGTGTGTCCCTAAATAAATCATCATTTTGTGCCAGTGTTGCCAGACTGTGGTACTTACCCATGGGTGATTTGCTCTCAAAGCACACCTCAAACATGTCATAGTCCTCTGTGGTGAATGCAAACTTTCCTTTTGTTGCATCTTCCTTGGAGTAAAGAGTGTGGCCGGAGGAATCTGTGATCTACAAAGTGAGGCAAAATTATTAGACATACAATATGactgcaaaataaaagtatctatttaaaacaacatttggtTATAGAACCTCACTGTGTGGATTTGGTGCATTACATCTTTTAGTGATGATAAATTTAAGTTAGTTGAAAGAAAACCAGAGCACCAAAGATTTCAGCAGGGCATTTAAACCATTTCTATTTCATGTATTTACAGCTATGGAGTATGATATTAAGCTTTTGTTAGTAAAACTATTCCAGTAGTTGAACTTGTTAAACTTTGTCAACAAATCAAAGCTAACATTTACTTGCCGCCCTGGACTGACAACATCACACTAACAATACGCATCCATCAGGAAAGGAAAAATCTTctgccaggaaatattcaaagattattctttgaaagagaggggggtcaTAACTTAAGAgagaagttaagattaaaggtggtgagtgttcggaccacaaggagaattttttgtatttcagtctgtggtgtaaaactgtggaacagactcaatatggagctacagcaatgtcagaacataatccaattcaagaagaggtataaagaagttttttcatgaggtacaaggaggaagacaagtgttgagaatcatgagtttgcttttgattgtagtTGTAAGTATGACCATAGGTTATGACaatttgttttgtgggaatgcattcgtataatgccagaaaatagtgaTTAAAGGGGTAGggttagataagttttaacttcttcctactcctttttgcacatgtaaTACGTGCAATGCATTTtttcatcttctcagttcttttctgtacattgttttatactaTGCTACAAGtctttgcacatttttcatCTTGTCACTGGTTATATAAACATTTGTAAATtcacttatttagttgtgtatataagatatgcttatttttacttcattCTTTTTAATTGCTGATAACTTTTTAATGATTGCTGTATATGCTATTGTTTACTGTATACTGCTTTGCACTGTCAACTTTGCTGCTGCAACACTtacatttcccc belongs to Notolabrus celidotus isolate fNotCel1 chromosome 13, fNotCel1.pri, whole genome shotgun sequence and includes:
- the eif2b2 gene encoding translation initiation factor eIF-2B subunit beta; translation: MPGPDKETDLTERIEAFLSDLKRGGSGTGPLRGSAETARETTALLRRITAQARWSSAGDLMEIIRKEGRRMTAAQPPETTVGNMIRRVLKIIREEYARSRGSSEETDQQESLHKLLTSGGLSEENFRQHFAALKANVIEAINELLTELEGTTDNIAMQALEHIHSNEVIMTIGRSRTVEAFLKDAARKRKFHVIVAECAPFCQGHEMATSLSKLGIETTVIADAAIFAVMSRVNKVIIGTQTVLANGGLRAVNGTHTLALAAKHHSTPLIVCAPMFKLSPQFPNEEDTFHKFVSPHEVLPFTEGEILSKVNAHCPVFDYVPPELITLFISNIGGHAPSYIYRLMSELYHPEDHEL
- the tmed10 gene encoding transmembrane emp24 domain-containing protein 10, with product MARFAVLLLLPVLLLIDSVFSISFFLPVNTRKCLREEIHKDVLVTGEYEMSEQANTKTNLKITDSSGHTLYSKEDATKGKFAFTTEDYDMFEVCFESKSPMGTGRVPDQLVNLDMKHGVEAKNYEEIAKVEKLKPLEVELRRLEDLSESIVNDFAYMKKREEEMRDTNESTNTRVLYFSIFSMCCLIGLATWQVFYLRRFFKAKKLIE